The proteins below are encoded in one region of Takifugu rubripes chromosome 1, fTakRub1.2, whole genome shotgun sequence:
- the itga6a gene encoding integrin alpha-6 isoform X1, whose translation MDSSTMLLHGRNFAGLYLLSYLLLPTSVLTFNLDTSHTIRKDGDPGSLFGFSLAMHRQINPDKRILLIGAPRAKALGKQTSSFTGGLYKCEITPFKDCERVDFDNEENTQTEKKENQWMGVMVQSQGPGGKIVTCAHRYQRRMFANTPQESWDITGRCYVLSQDLTIDVSSDEDGGNWNFCDGRPRGHEMFGSCQQGLAATFTKDYHYLVFGAPGAYNWKGIVRMEQKNNTLLEMGVYDDGPYEVGDEHLLNPDLVPLPANSYLGFSLDTGHRVISSLVLTVVAGAPRANHSGAVVLLKKKSDASFKLVVEHTFYGPGLASSFGYDVAVVDLNGDGWQDIVVGAPQFYMKDGDVGGAAFVYMNREGRWDGVMPVRLNGTKDSMFGLAVENIGDVNQDSFEDIAVGAPNEEGGAGRVFIYHGSKQGVKTRPAQILSGKGYNMKLFGYSLAGNMDLDGNSYPDVAVGSLSDTAVIFRARPIISIQRDVRVSPQEVDLAVKTCGNSICFTVDTCFTYTANTASYNPKLTVGFSVESDGDRRKQGLPSRLVFLNMSRSDTDYQFNGTLDLRSQKQETCIKILGKLKDNIKDKLRSIPIEVSSEILGTRRHKSKNGLPQLMPIQDASQLSKDVVMVNFVKEGCGSDHVCNSNLKMEYKLHYKQDPYSPLPVENNIPVFHLSYQRKDLAVQITVSNTNGDDAYEARLLATFPKMLSYSGVRSHSATTEKPIICTANQDGSQADCELGNPFKRDSKQVTFYIILSTTNMSVDTTEINIDLQLQTTSVQDINPVQVKAKVVIEFPLSVSGQARPNQVSFGGVVKGESAMKTEEEIGSLINFTFTINNLWKSAVKASLNIHWPKWNKDGKWLLYLVRISSTGPQEILCSPLSEVNSLKLQQDLASPRSKREIGERKRVGKATLLSGKNKVLSCDKGSRCVVLECPLQGVDGTTVELRSRLWNSTFIEDYAALLHLDIVVRASLVLHSQAKNIILRTPDTEVMLTVSPEPTVAQHTGVPWWIILVAVLAGILILALLVFLLWKCGFFTRPLQEDSVPRYHAVRIKKETPEYKDGFKRDSFEKKPWVTTWSDHESYS comes from the exons ATGGACAGCTCTACGATGCTACTGCACGGGAGGAACTTCGCTGGACTTTACCTGCTTTCTTATCTTCTGCTCCCAACTTCGGTTCTCACCTTTAACCTTGACACCAGTCACACCATCAGGAAAGACGGAGACCCGGGCAGCCTGTTCGGGTTCTCTCTGGCCATGCACAGGCAAATCAACCCGGATAAAAGGAT ACTGCTGATCGGTGCCCCCAGAGCCAAAGCTTTAGGAAAACAGACGTCCAGCTTCACAGGAGGCCTCTACAAATGTGAGATCACCCCGTTTAAAGACTGTGAGCGTGTTGACTTTGATAATGAAg agaacacacagacagagaagaaggagaatCAGTGGATGGGGGTGATGGTTCAGAGTCAGGGGCCTGGAGGAAAGATTGTg ACTTGTGCTCATCGCTATCAGAGGCGCATGTTTGCCAACACCCCTCAGGAGTCCTGGGACATCACCGGGCGCTGTTATGTCTTGAGTCAGGACCTGACCATTGACGTATCCTCTGATGAAGATGGAGGCAACTGGAACTTCTGTGACGGCCGACCCAGGGGCCACGAGATGTTCGGCTCCTGCCAGCAGGGTTTGGCGGCTACTTTCACTAAGGATTACCATTACTTGGTGTTTGGAGCTCCGGGAGCTTACAACTGGAAAG GCATTGTACGAATGGAGCAAAAGAACAACACCTTGCTTGAGATGGGCGTGTATGACGACGGCCCATATGAAGTGGGCGACGAGCATCTCCTGAACCCCGACCTTGTGCCGCTGCCTGCTAACAGCTACCTTG GATTCTCCCTGGACACGGGACACAGAGTCATCAGCAGTTTGGTCCTGACCGTGGTGGCTGGTGCCCCCAGAGCCAATCACAGTGGAGCTGTGGTCCTGTTGAAGAAAAAGAGCGACGCCTCTTTCAAGCTCGTGGTAGAGCACACCTTTTATGGGCCAGGACTGGCGTCCTCTTTCGGATACGACGTGGCCGTGGTTGACCTCAACGGTGATGG ATGGCAGGACATTGTCGTTGGAGCTCCTCAGTTCTACATGAAGGATGGAGATGTTGGAGGAGCCGCTTTCGTCTACATGAACCGAGAAGGCCGCTGGGACGGAGTGATGCCCGTCCGGCTGAATGGCACCAAAGACTCGATGTTTGGACTGGCGGTGGAGAACATTGGAGATGTCAATCAAGACTCATTTGAAG ACATTGCAGTGGGAGCTCCCAACGAGGAAGGCGGTGCTGGAAGAGTCTTTATCTATCACGGCTCTAAACAAGGGGTCAAAACCCGTCCTGCACAG ATCCTTTCAGGAAAGGGATACAACATGAAACTTTTTGGATATTCTTTGGCAGGAAACATGGATTTAGATGGGAACTCTTATCCAGATGTGGCTGTAGGCTCTCTGTCCGACACAGCTGTAATCTTTAG GGCTCGACCAATCATCAGCATCCAAAGAGATGTCAGGGTGTCTCCGCAGGAAGTCGATCTTGCAGTCAAAACGTGTGGTAACAGCATTTG CTTCACTGTGGACACATGCTTCACCTACACAGCAAATACGGCTTCTTACAACCCTAAACTAA ctgtCGGCTTCTCCGTGGAGTCGGATGGAGATCGCAGGAAGCAGGGGCTTCCCTCCAGACTCGTGTTCCTCAACATGTCGCGCTCTGACACGGACTACCAGTTCAACGGCACATTAGACCTCCGCAGCCAGAAACAAGAAACATGCATCAAGATATTGGGCAAACTGAAg GACAACATCAAGGACAAGCTGCGCAGCATTCCCATAGAGGTGTCTTCGGAAATATTGGGCACCAGAAGACACAAGTCAAAGAACGGCCTCCCACAGCTCATGCCAATACAAGATGCTTCTCAGCTGAGCAAAgatgttgtcatg GTCAACTTTGTGAAGGAGGGCTGTGGAAGCGATCACGTCTGTAACAGTAACTTAAAGATGGAGTACAAGTTACACTACAAGCAGGATCCGTACTCCCCACTACCCGT CGAGAACAACATTCCCGTGTTTCATCTGAGCTACCAGAGGAAGGATTTAGCTGTACAGATCACCGTCAGCAACACAAACGGAGATGACGCGTACGAGGCCAGGTTGCTGGCGACTTTTCCCAAAATGCTCTCCTACTCCGGAGTCCGCTCACACTCAGCAACG aCGGAAAAGCCGATCATCTGCACAGCCAATCAGGACGGCTCTCAGGCCGACTGTGAGCTGGGGAATCCATTTAAACGAGACTCAAAG CAGGTCACATTTTACATCATCCTGAGCACCACAAACATGTCTGTGGACACCACAGAGATCAACATTGACCTACAGCTTCAAAC AACAAGTGTACAAGACATCAACCCTGTCCAAGTGAAGGCTAAAGTTGTCATTGAATTTCCACTGTCAGTCAGTGG ACAAGCCAGGCCCAATCAGGTCTCTTTTGGAGGCGTTGTGAAGGGGGAAAGTGCTatgaagacagaggaagagatcGGAAGTTTGATTAACTTCACATTCACA ATAAACAACTTGTGGAAGTCTGCAGTCAAAGCCTCTCTTAACATTCACTGGCCCAAGTGGAACAAAGACGGGAAATGGCTCCTGTATCTGGTGAGGATCTCTTCTACTGGACCGCAGGAAATCCTCTGTTCACCACTGTCAGAAGTCAACTCTCTTAAGCTCCAGCag GACTTGGCGTCCCCCAGGTCCAAGCGTGAAATTGGGGAAAGAAAACGTGTTGGCAAGGCGACTCTGCTGTCAGGCAAAAATAAAGTGCTG TCGTGTGATAAGGGAAGTAGATGTGTGGTACTCGAGTGCCCCCTACAGGGTGTGGATGGTACAACAGTAGAACTGAGATCCCGCCTCTGGAACTCGACTTTCATTGAG gATTATGCTGCTCTTTTACACTTAGACATTGTTGTGAGGGCATCACTTGTCCTTCACAGTCAGGCTAAAAACATAATTCTGAGAACTCCTGACACTGAG GTGATGTTGACAGTGTCACCAGAACCTACTGTTGCACAGCACACTGGAGTTCCCTGGTGGATCATTCTGGTTGCTGTTCTAGCAGGAATCCTGATTCTGGCTCTGCTGGTCTTTCTGCTCTGGAAG TGTGGCTTCTTCacgcgccccctgcaggaggacagcGTCCCCCGTTACCACGCTGTGCGGATCAAGAAGGAAACTCCAGAGTACAAAGACGGATTCAAGCGGGACTCGTTTGAAAAGAAGCCGTGGGTGACGACCTGGAGCGATCATGAAAGCTACTCGTGA
- the itga6a gene encoding integrin alpha-6 isoform X4 — MDSSTMLLHGRNFAGLYLLSYLLLPTSVLTFNLDTSHTIRKDGDPGSLFGFSLAMHRQINPDKRILLIGAPRAKALGKQTSSFTGGLYKCEITPFKDCERVDFDNEENTQTEKKENQWMGVMVQSQGPGGKIVTCAHRYQRRMFANTPQESWDITGRCYVLSQDLTIDVSSDEDGGNWNFCDGRPRGHEMFGSCQQGLAATFTKDYHYLVFGAPGAYNWKGIVRMEQKNNTLLEMGVYDDGPYEVGDEHLLNPDLVPLPANSYLGFSLDTGHRVISSLVLTVVAGAPRANHSGAVVLLKKKSDASFKLVVEHTFYGPGLASSFGYDVAVVDLNGDGWQDIVVGAPQFYMKDGDVGGAAFVYMNREGRWDGVMPVRLNGTKDSMFGLAVENIGDVNQDSFEDIAVGAPNEEGGAGRVFIYHGSKQGVKTRPAQILSGKGYNMKLFGYSLAGNMDLDGNSYPDVAVGSLSDTAVIFRARPIISIQRDVRVSPQEVDLAVKTCGNSICFTVDTCFTYTANTASYNPKLTVGFSVESDGDRRKQGLPSRLVFLNMSRSDTDYQFNGTLDLRSQKQETCIKILGKLKDNIKDKLRSIPIEVSSEILGTRRHKSKNGLPQLMPIQDASQLSKDVVMVNFVKEGCGSDHVCNSNLKMEYKLHYKQDPYSPLPVENNIPVFHLSYQRKDLAVQITVSNTNGDDAYEARLLATFPKMLSYSGVRSHSATTEKPIICTANQDGSQADCELGNPFKRDSKVTFYIILSTTNMSVDTTEINIDLQLQTTSVQDINPVQVKAKVVIEFPLSVSGQARPNQVSFGGVVKGESAMKTEEEIGSLINFTFTINNLWKSAVKASLNIHWPKWNKDGKWLLYLVRISSTGPQEILCSPLSEVNSLKLQQDLASPRSKREIGERKRVGKATLLSGKNKVLSCDKGSRCVVLECPLQGVDGTTVELRSRLWNSTFIEDYAALLHLDIVVRASLVLHSQAKNIILRTPDTEVMLTVSPEPTVAQHTGVPWWIILVAVLAGILILALLVFLLWKCGFFKRASKDQYDAAYHKAQIHVQPSDKDKLSAEA, encoded by the exons ATGGACAGCTCTACGATGCTACTGCACGGGAGGAACTTCGCTGGACTTTACCTGCTTTCTTATCTTCTGCTCCCAACTTCGGTTCTCACCTTTAACCTTGACACCAGTCACACCATCAGGAAAGACGGAGACCCGGGCAGCCTGTTCGGGTTCTCTCTGGCCATGCACAGGCAAATCAACCCGGATAAAAGGAT ACTGCTGATCGGTGCCCCCAGAGCCAAAGCTTTAGGAAAACAGACGTCCAGCTTCACAGGAGGCCTCTACAAATGTGAGATCACCCCGTTTAAAGACTGTGAGCGTGTTGACTTTGATAATGAAg agaacacacagacagagaagaaggagaatCAGTGGATGGGGGTGATGGTTCAGAGTCAGGGGCCTGGAGGAAAGATTGTg ACTTGTGCTCATCGCTATCAGAGGCGCATGTTTGCCAACACCCCTCAGGAGTCCTGGGACATCACCGGGCGCTGTTATGTCTTGAGTCAGGACCTGACCATTGACGTATCCTCTGATGAAGATGGAGGCAACTGGAACTTCTGTGACGGCCGACCCAGGGGCCACGAGATGTTCGGCTCCTGCCAGCAGGGTTTGGCGGCTACTTTCACTAAGGATTACCATTACTTGGTGTTTGGAGCTCCGGGAGCTTACAACTGGAAAG GCATTGTACGAATGGAGCAAAAGAACAACACCTTGCTTGAGATGGGCGTGTATGACGACGGCCCATATGAAGTGGGCGACGAGCATCTCCTGAACCCCGACCTTGTGCCGCTGCCTGCTAACAGCTACCTTG GATTCTCCCTGGACACGGGACACAGAGTCATCAGCAGTTTGGTCCTGACCGTGGTGGCTGGTGCCCCCAGAGCCAATCACAGTGGAGCTGTGGTCCTGTTGAAGAAAAAGAGCGACGCCTCTTTCAAGCTCGTGGTAGAGCACACCTTTTATGGGCCAGGACTGGCGTCCTCTTTCGGATACGACGTGGCCGTGGTTGACCTCAACGGTGATGG ATGGCAGGACATTGTCGTTGGAGCTCCTCAGTTCTACATGAAGGATGGAGATGTTGGAGGAGCCGCTTTCGTCTACATGAACCGAGAAGGCCGCTGGGACGGAGTGATGCCCGTCCGGCTGAATGGCACCAAAGACTCGATGTTTGGACTGGCGGTGGAGAACATTGGAGATGTCAATCAAGACTCATTTGAAG ACATTGCAGTGGGAGCTCCCAACGAGGAAGGCGGTGCTGGAAGAGTCTTTATCTATCACGGCTCTAAACAAGGGGTCAAAACCCGTCCTGCACAG ATCCTTTCAGGAAAGGGATACAACATGAAACTTTTTGGATATTCTTTGGCAGGAAACATGGATTTAGATGGGAACTCTTATCCAGATGTGGCTGTAGGCTCTCTGTCCGACACAGCTGTAATCTTTAG GGCTCGACCAATCATCAGCATCCAAAGAGATGTCAGGGTGTCTCCGCAGGAAGTCGATCTTGCAGTCAAAACGTGTGGTAACAGCATTTG CTTCACTGTGGACACATGCTTCACCTACACAGCAAATACGGCTTCTTACAACCCTAAACTAA ctgtCGGCTTCTCCGTGGAGTCGGATGGAGATCGCAGGAAGCAGGGGCTTCCCTCCAGACTCGTGTTCCTCAACATGTCGCGCTCTGACACGGACTACCAGTTCAACGGCACATTAGACCTCCGCAGCCAGAAACAAGAAACATGCATCAAGATATTGGGCAAACTGAAg GACAACATCAAGGACAAGCTGCGCAGCATTCCCATAGAGGTGTCTTCGGAAATATTGGGCACCAGAAGACACAAGTCAAAGAACGGCCTCCCACAGCTCATGCCAATACAAGATGCTTCTCAGCTGAGCAAAgatgttgtcatg GTCAACTTTGTGAAGGAGGGCTGTGGAAGCGATCACGTCTGTAACAGTAACTTAAAGATGGAGTACAAGTTACACTACAAGCAGGATCCGTACTCCCCACTACCCGT CGAGAACAACATTCCCGTGTTTCATCTGAGCTACCAGAGGAAGGATTTAGCTGTACAGATCACCGTCAGCAACACAAACGGAGATGACGCGTACGAGGCCAGGTTGCTGGCGACTTTTCCCAAAATGCTCTCCTACTCCGGAGTCCGCTCACACTCAGCAACG aCGGAAAAGCCGATCATCTGCACAGCCAATCAGGACGGCTCTCAGGCCGACTGTGAGCTGGGGAATCCATTTAAACGAGACTCAAAG GTCACATTTTACATCATCCTGAGCACCACAAACATGTCTGTGGACACCACAGAGATCAACATTGACCTACAGCTTCAAAC AACAAGTGTACAAGACATCAACCCTGTCCAAGTGAAGGCTAAAGTTGTCATTGAATTTCCACTGTCAGTCAGTGG ACAAGCCAGGCCCAATCAGGTCTCTTTTGGAGGCGTTGTGAAGGGGGAAAGTGCTatgaagacagaggaagagatcGGAAGTTTGATTAACTTCACATTCACA ATAAACAACTTGTGGAAGTCTGCAGTCAAAGCCTCTCTTAACATTCACTGGCCCAAGTGGAACAAAGACGGGAAATGGCTCCTGTATCTGGTGAGGATCTCTTCTACTGGACCGCAGGAAATCCTCTGTTCACCACTGTCAGAAGTCAACTCTCTTAAGCTCCAGCag GACTTGGCGTCCCCCAGGTCCAAGCGTGAAATTGGGGAAAGAAAACGTGTTGGCAAGGCGACTCTGCTGTCAGGCAAAAATAAAGTGCTG TCGTGTGATAAGGGAAGTAGATGTGTGGTACTCGAGTGCCCCCTACAGGGTGTGGATGGTACAACAGTAGAACTGAGATCCCGCCTCTGGAACTCGACTTTCATTGAG gATTATGCTGCTCTTTTACACTTAGACATTGTTGTGAGGGCATCACTTGTCCTTCACAGTCAGGCTAAAAACATAATTCTGAGAACTCCTGACACTGAG GTGATGTTGACAGTGTCACCAGAACCTACTGTTGCACAGCACACTGGAGTTCCCTGGTGGATCATTCTGGTTGCTGTTCTAGCAGGAATCCTGATTCTGGCTCTGCTGGTCTTTCTGCTCTGGAAG TGTGGTTTCTTCAAGAGAGCATCAAAAGACCAATACGATGCTGCGTATCACAAGGCACAGATCCACGTTCAGCCGTCAGACAAAGACAAACTCTCTGCTGAGGCCTGA
- the itga6a gene encoding integrin alpha-6 isoform X2, whose product MDSSTMLLHGRNFAGLYLLSYLLLPTSVLTFNLDTSHTIRKDGDPGSLFGFSLAMHRQINPDKRILLIGAPRAKALGKQTSSFTGGLYKCEITPFKDCERVDFDNEENTQTEKKENQWMGVMVQSQGPGGKIVTCAHRYQRRMFANTPQESWDITGRCYVLSQDLTIDVSSDEDGGNWNFCDGRPRGHEMFGSCQQGLAATFTKDYHYLVFGAPGAYNWKGIVRMEQKNNTLLEMGVYDDGPYEVGDEHLLNPDLVPLPANSYLGFSLDTGHRVISSLVLTVVAGAPRANHSGAVVLLKKKSDASFKLVVEHTFYGPGLASSFGYDVAVVDLNGDGWQDIVVGAPQFYMKDGDVGGAAFVYMNREGRWDGVMPVRLNGTKDSMFGLAVENIGDVNQDSFEDIAVGAPNEEGGAGRVFIYHGSKQGVKTRPAQILSGKGYNMKLFGYSLAGNMDLDGNSYPDVAVGSLSDTAVIFRARPIISIQRDVRVSPQEVDLAVKTCGNSICFTVDTCFTYTANTASYNPKLTVGFSVESDGDRRKQGLPSRLVFLNMSRSDTDYQFNGTLDLRSQKQETCIKILGKLKDNIKDKLRSIPIEVSSEILGTRRHKSKNGLPQLMPIQDASQLSKDVVMVNFVKEGCGSDHVCNSNLKMEYKLHYKQDPYSPLPVENNIPVFHLSYQRKDLAVQITVSNTNGDDAYEARLLATFPKMLSYSGVRSHSATTEKPIICTANQDGSQADCELGNPFKRDSKVTFYIILSTTNMSVDTTEINIDLQLQTTSVQDINPVQVKAKVVIEFPLSVSGQARPNQVSFGGVVKGESAMKTEEEIGSLINFTFTINNLWKSAVKASLNIHWPKWNKDGKWLLYLVRISSTGPQEILCSPLSEVNSLKLQQDLASPRSKREIGERKRVGKATLLSGKNKVLSCDKGSRCVVLECPLQGVDGTTVELRSRLWNSTFIEDYAALLHLDIVVRASLVLHSQAKNIILRTPDTEVMLTVSPEPTVAQHTGVPWWIILVAVLAGILILALLVFLLWKCGFFTRPLQEDSVPRYHAVRIKKETPEYKDGFKRDSFEKKPWVTTWSDHESYS is encoded by the exons ATGGACAGCTCTACGATGCTACTGCACGGGAGGAACTTCGCTGGACTTTACCTGCTTTCTTATCTTCTGCTCCCAACTTCGGTTCTCACCTTTAACCTTGACACCAGTCACACCATCAGGAAAGACGGAGACCCGGGCAGCCTGTTCGGGTTCTCTCTGGCCATGCACAGGCAAATCAACCCGGATAAAAGGAT ACTGCTGATCGGTGCCCCCAGAGCCAAAGCTTTAGGAAAACAGACGTCCAGCTTCACAGGAGGCCTCTACAAATGTGAGATCACCCCGTTTAAAGACTGTGAGCGTGTTGACTTTGATAATGAAg agaacacacagacagagaagaaggagaatCAGTGGATGGGGGTGATGGTTCAGAGTCAGGGGCCTGGAGGAAAGATTGTg ACTTGTGCTCATCGCTATCAGAGGCGCATGTTTGCCAACACCCCTCAGGAGTCCTGGGACATCACCGGGCGCTGTTATGTCTTGAGTCAGGACCTGACCATTGACGTATCCTCTGATGAAGATGGAGGCAACTGGAACTTCTGTGACGGCCGACCCAGGGGCCACGAGATGTTCGGCTCCTGCCAGCAGGGTTTGGCGGCTACTTTCACTAAGGATTACCATTACTTGGTGTTTGGAGCTCCGGGAGCTTACAACTGGAAAG GCATTGTACGAATGGAGCAAAAGAACAACACCTTGCTTGAGATGGGCGTGTATGACGACGGCCCATATGAAGTGGGCGACGAGCATCTCCTGAACCCCGACCTTGTGCCGCTGCCTGCTAACAGCTACCTTG GATTCTCCCTGGACACGGGACACAGAGTCATCAGCAGTTTGGTCCTGACCGTGGTGGCTGGTGCCCCCAGAGCCAATCACAGTGGAGCTGTGGTCCTGTTGAAGAAAAAGAGCGACGCCTCTTTCAAGCTCGTGGTAGAGCACACCTTTTATGGGCCAGGACTGGCGTCCTCTTTCGGATACGACGTGGCCGTGGTTGACCTCAACGGTGATGG ATGGCAGGACATTGTCGTTGGAGCTCCTCAGTTCTACATGAAGGATGGAGATGTTGGAGGAGCCGCTTTCGTCTACATGAACCGAGAAGGCCGCTGGGACGGAGTGATGCCCGTCCGGCTGAATGGCACCAAAGACTCGATGTTTGGACTGGCGGTGGAGAACATTGGAGATGTCAATCAAGACTCATTTGAAG ACATTGCAGTGGGAGCTCCCAACGAGGAAGGCGGTGCTGGAAGAGTCTTTATCTATCACGGCTCTAAACAAGGGGTCAAAACCCGTCCTGCACAG ATCCTTTCAGGAAAGGGATACAACATGAAACTTTTTGGATATTCTTTGGCAGGAAACATGGATTTAGATGGGAACTCTTATCCAGATGTGGCTGTAGGCTCTCTGTCCGACACAGCTGTAATCTTTAG GGCTCGACCAATCATCAGCATCCAAAGAGATGTCAGGGTGTCTCCGCAGGAAGTCGATCTTGCAGTCAAAACGTGTGGTAACAGCATTTG CTTCACTGTGGACACATGCTTCACCTACACAGCAAATACGGCTTCTTACAACCCTAAACTAA ctgtCGGCTTCTCCGTGGAGTCGGATGGAGATCGCAGGAAGCAGGGGCTTCCCTCCAGACTCGTGTTCCTCAACATGTCGCGCTCTGACACGGACTACCAGTTCAACGGCACATTAGACCTCCGCAGCCAGAAACAAGAAACATGCATCAAGATATTGGGCAAACTGAAg GACAACATCAAGGACAAGCTGCGCAGCATTCCCATAGAGGTGTCTTCGGAAATATTGGGCACCAGAAGACACAAGTCAAAGAACGGCCTCCCACAGCTCATGCCAATACAAGATGCTTCTCAGCTGAGCAAAgatgttgtcatg GTCAACTTTGTGAAGGAGGGCTGTGGAAGCGATCACGTCTGTAACAGTAACTTAAAGATGGAGTACAAGTTACACTACAAGCAGGATCCGTACTCCCCACTACCCGT CGAGAACAACATTCCCGTGTTTCATCTGAGCTACCAGAGGAAGGATTTAGCTGTACAGATCACCGTCAGCAACACAAACGGAGATGACGCGTACGAGGCCAGGTTGCTGGCGACTTTTCCCAAAATGCTCTCCTACTCCGGAGTCCGCTCACACTCAGCAACG aCGGAAAAGCCGATCATCTGCACAGCCAATCAGGACGGCTCTCAGGCCGACTGTGAGCTGGGGAATCCATTTAAACGAGACTCAAAG GTCACATTTTACATCATCCTGAGCACCACAAACATGTCTGTGGACACCACAGAGATCAACATTGACCTACAGCTTCAAAC AACAAGTGTACAAGACATCAACCCTGTCCAAGTGAAGGCTAAAGTTGTCATTGAATTTCCACTGTCAGTCAGTGG ACAAGCCAGGCCCAATCAGGTCTCTTTTGGAGGCGTTGTGAAGGGGGAAAGTGCTatgaagacagaggaagagatcGGAAGTTTGATTAACTTCACATTCACA ATAAACAACTTGTGGAAGTCTGCAGTCAAAGCCTCTCTTAACATTCACTGGCCCAAGTGGAACAAAGACGGGAAATGGCTCCTGTATCTGGTGAGGATCTCTTCTACTGGACCGCAGGAAATCCTCTGTTCACCACTGTCAGAAGTCAACTCTCTTAAGCTCCAGCag GACTTGGCGTCCCCCAGGTCCAAGCGTGAAATTGGGGAAAGAAAACGTGTTGGCAAGGCGACTCTGCTGTCAGGCAAAAATAAAGTGCTG TCGTGTGATAAGGGAAGTAGATGTGTGGTACTCGAGTGCCCCCTACAGGGTGTGGATGGTACAACAGTAGAACTGAGATCCCGCCTCTGGAACTCGACTTTCATTGAG gATTATGCTGCTCTTTTACACTTAGACATTGTTGTGAGGGCATCACTTGTCCTTCACAGTCAGGCTAAAAACATAATTCTGAGAACTCCTGACACTGAG GTGATGTTGACAGTGTCACCAGAACCTACTGTTGCACAGCACACTGGAGTTCCCTGGTGGATCATTCTGGTTGCTGTTCTAGCAGGAATCCTGATTCTGGCTCTGCTGGTCTTTCTGCTCTGGAAG TGTGGCTTCTTCacgcgccccctgcaggaggacagcGTCCCCCGTTACCACGCTGTGCGGATCAAGAAGGAAACTCCAGAGTACAAAGACGGATTCAAGCGGGACTCGTTTGAAAAGAAGCCGTGGGTGACGACCTGGAGCGATCATGAAAGCTACTCGTGA